A region of Nerophis ophidion isolate RoL-2023_Sa linkage group LG28, RoL_Noph_v1.0, whole genome shotgun sequence DNA encodes the following proteins:
- the LOC133545334 gene encoding gastrula zinc finger protein XlCGF57.1-like, which yields MVKEDPSKRKTKRHGPSGVSFSSLTQTLPCKKEEEEEEHSMSQEGEHIEGLVEFPVTGVPVKSEDDEVEGESEEKREAEPPSSSSTQHMTTEADGDHCGGSQADKLLAPLSDSEDTTSHSPDTDDEDSKDDKTCHTDNTHFKCAHCDRTFKYPCHLKTHMRRHTGEKHFICSICGRGFTRSQSLKLHRIIHTEKKPFMCLICSKGFVLSNLLKEHMRTHTGEKPFICSICGKGFVQNNNLKVHIRTHTGEKPFICSICGKGFVQSNNLKVHMTTHTGENTVSCSTCGKGFTRNQYLKVHMRTHTGEKPFSCSICGKGFTHSHHLKVHTRTHSGEKPFSCSICGKIFIQGNNLKVHMTTHTGEKTVSCSTCGKGFTQSQYLKVHMRTHSGEKTFSCSTCGKGFTHGHHLKVHTRTHTGEKPFSCSICGKGFTESQHLKRHMRTHTGEKSHSCSICNRSFCERPNLVVHMRTHPGEKVLSCSVCGERFSYKYQCKKHKCAGENSSSK from the coding sequence atggtgaaggaggatccatcaaagaggaagaccaagcgccacggaccctctggcgtctccttttcctctttgacacagacccttccctgtaaaaaggaggaggaagaggaggaacacagtatgagtcaggagggagagcataTTGAAGGACTGGTGGaattcccagtgactggtgtccctgtgaagagtgaagatgatgaggtcgaaggtgaaagtgaggagaagagagaggcggagcctccaagcagcagctcaacacaacacatgacaacagaagctgatggagaccactgtggaggatcacaagcagacaagctcttagctccactatcagatagtgaggacacaacgtcacactctcctgacactgatgatgaagactctaaagatgataagacatgtcacactgacaacactcacttcaagtGTGCTCACTGTGACAGAACCTTCAAATACCCTTGTcatctgaaaacacacatgagaagacacaccggagaaaaacattttatctgttcaatatgtggaagaggttttacacgaagtcagagtttgaaattACACAGAATAATACACActgaaaaaaaaccttttatGTGTTTAATCTGTAGCAAAGGTTTTGTTCTAAGTAACcttttgaaagaacacatgagaacacacactggtgaaaaaccttttatctgttcaatctgtggtaaaggttttgtacaaaataacaatttgaaagtacacattagaacacacactggtgaaaaaccttttatctgttcaatctgtggtaaaggttttgtacaaagtaacaatttgaaagtgcacatgacaacacacactggtgaaaatacggtttcttgttcaacctgtggtaaaggttttacacgaaatcaatatttgaaagtacacatgagaacacacactggagaaaaacctttttcctgttcaatttgtggtaaaggttttacacatagtcaccatttgaaagtacacacgagAACGCACAGtggcgaaaaacctttttcctgttcaatctgtggtaaaattTTTATACAGGgtaacaatttgaaagtacacatgacaacacacactggtgaaaaaactgtttcctgttcaacctgtggtaaaggttttacacaaagtcaatatttgaaagtacacatgagaacacattctggtgaaaaaactttttcctgttcaacctgtggtaaaggttttacacatggtcaccatttgaaagtacacacgagaacgcacactggcgaaaaacctttttcctgttcaatatgtggtaaaggaTTTACAGagagtcaacatttgaaaagacacatgagaacacacactggtgaaaaatcacattcctgttcaatctgcaacagaagcttttgtgaacgACCAAACCTtgtagtacacatgagaacacacccaggagagaaagtgttgagttgcagtgtgtgtggtgaaagattctcttataagtaccagtgtaagaaacacaagtgtgctggtgagaacagcagcagcaaatga